From the Aphelocoma coerulescens isolate FSJ_1873_10779 chromosome 10, UR_Acoe_1.0, whole genome shotgun sequence genome, one window contains:
- the HAPLN3 gene encoding hyaluronan and proteoglycan link protein 3, which produces MLLLPLLLKATLLHLASGSYRPFYNGFYYNHIMNDNDNGQDKVDYFSGAKLVVETSKDPVYSYNGANVTLPCHYRYEPDMGPKRKIRIKWSKLRDDYTKEQDVMVAIGKTYMAFGDFKGRAHIRQASRHEASLVISDVRLKDDGKYRCEVIDGLEDENDVVDLRLQGIVFPYQPPRGQYRLNFHEAEQVCRDQGAILANFNQLFQAWSEGLDWCNAGWLADGTVQYPIRLPRKPCGGVHLAPGIRSYGPRHRHLHRFDAFCFSSALKGEVFYLDRLAGMTLEEAKQSCQDAGAEIARVGQLYSAWKFLGLDRCNAGWLADGSVRYPIVTPRANCGPAEPGVRSFGFPSKGRFGVFCYKER; this is translated from the exons atgctgctgctcccactccTCCTGAAGGCCACCCTGCTGCACCTGGCCAGTGGCTCCTACCGCCCCTTCTACAACGGCTTCTACTACAACCACATCATGAATGACAATGACAACGGGCAGGACAAAG TGGATTACTTCAGTGGAGCCAAACTGGTGGTGGAAACCTCCAAAGACCCTGTCTACAGCTACAATGGTGCCAatgtcaccctgccctgccactATCGCTATGAGCCCGACATGGGACCTAAGCGCAAAATCCGCATCAAGTGGTCCAAGCTGCGGGACGACTACACCAAAGAGCAGGATGTGATGGTGGCCATAGGCAAGACCTACATGGCCTTCGGGGACTTCAAGGGCCGTGCTCACATCCGTCAGGCCAGCCGGCACGAGGCCTCACTGGTCATCAGCGATGTGCGCTTGAAGGACGACGGCAAATACCGCTGTGAGGTCATCGACGGGCTGGAGGATGAGAACGATGTCGTGGACCTCCGGCTGCAAG GCATCGTGTTCCCCTACCAGCCTCCCCGCGGGCAGTACAGGCTCAACTTCCACGAAGCCGAGCAAGTGTGCCGGGACCAGGGTGCCATCCTCGCCAACTTTAACCAGCTCTTCCAGGCGTGGAGCGAGGGGCTGGACTGGTGCAACGCGGGCTGGCTGGCCGATGGCACGGTGCAGTACCCCATCCGCCTGCCCCGCAAGCCCTGCGGGGGTGTGCACCTCGCCCCGGGCATCCGCAGCTACGGCCCGCGCCACCGGCACCTGCACCGCTTTGATGCCTTCTGCTTCTCCTCCGCGCTCAAAG GAGAGGTTTTCTACCTGGACCGCCTGGCTGGGATGACGTTGGAGGAGGCCAAGCAGAGCTGCCAGGATGCAGGGGCCGAGATCGCCCGGGTGGGGCAGCTCTACTCCGCCTGGAAGTTCCTGGGGCTGGACCGCTGCAATGCCGGCTGGCTGGCAGATGGCAGTGTCCGCTACCCCATCGTCACACCCCGGGCCAACTGTGGCCCCGCGGAGCCCGGCGTCCGCAGCTTCGGCTTCCCCAGCAAGGGCAGGTTCGGGGTCTTCTGCTACAAGGAGAGATAA